A single genomic interval of Oncorhynchus gorbuscha isolate QuinsamMale2020 ecotype Even-year linkage group LG25, OgorEven_v1.0, whole genome shotgun sequence harbors:
- the LOC124013887 gene encoding breast cancer metastasis-suppressor 1-like protein, with protein sequence MDESTEERESNLDESEEESSGEYREPLATLQHNMMLGTQVAGVYRDLCLQVIQHRYECDLQGARQHLESETNLLFDAMKTELRDKIRRRIVRGGTSPQSGDNRGVSQTSRQTKVSALQKRNHNNRTALNTGQFETFR encoded by the exons atGGATGAGAGcacggaggagagggagagcaactTGGacgagagcgaggaggagagttCAG GAGAATACAGAGAACCACTGgcaacactacaacacaacatgatgctaggCACACAGGTGGcag GTGTGTACAGAGACCTGTGTCTGCAGGTGATCCAACACAGGTACGAGTGTGATCTACAGGGAGCTCGACAACATCTGGAGAGCGAGACAAACTTGTTGTTCGATGCTATGAAGACAGAACTGCGGGACAAGATCAGacggaggatagttagaggggggacctcacctcag AGCGGTGATAACAGAGGAGTGTCGCAGACATCTAGACAAACCAAAGTCTCTGCGCTGCAGAAGAGAAACCACAACAACAGAACAGCCTTGAACACAGGCCAGTTTGAGACTTTTAGATAA